Proteins from a single region of Thunnus albacares chromosome 16, fThuAlb1.1, whole genome shotgun sequence:
- the slc2a12 gene encoding solute carrier family 2, facilitated glucose transporter member 12: MMDSHSETKKLSSYLPCNPSYDETRTNGCQVQSKGPGCSWLVVVAAVAASLSGLMLGYEMGLTSGVLLQLRGLLSLSCREQELLVSSHLLGALLICLAGGPILDRYGRRCSLLLSAGLVIGGTIVLIAITSLVALTLGRVIVGMGTALSGTGACLYIAEISPRERRGLLVTLYELMLVVGVMLGFSCSYAFAALPHGWTYTFGLVIPPALLQIGVLIFLPPSPRFLVTQGKVEQARTVLARMRGGITEHVEVELRDIQSGLKEESEHSFLELFSTKANLRSRLLTGVALVFLQQATGQPNILSYASPLLRSVGFNSDAAATLASTGFGVVKVVGTIPAVLLVDRVGPKSFLCVGAVAMGMSLAALGTLTLQSHTHLTSLCKSHTILNHTEMQWDSNRTYIDFDNSDMFSTGLPSQWNNEEAQRTNREDEGTGGSGGGRIHVEVSSSLKWASLISLLVYVAAFSISLGPMVYVVLSEIFPMGVRGRAVSVVSAVNWATNLLISMTFLTVTEKIGVPNVMFLYTAMSFVLLVFVILCVPDTKGRTLEEISKELAKKKHFEVRLCKQVKPQESLISSTSTEIPANI; this comes from the exons GCTGCAGCTGGCTGGTGGTGGTAGCAGCTGTAGCGGCCTCCTTGAGTGGCCTGATGCTGGGCTATGAAATGGGCCTGACCTCTGGGGTCCTGCTGCAGCTGCGGGGCCTCCTGTCCCTCTCCTGCCGGGAACAGGAACTGCTGGTCAGCTCCCACCTGCTTGGCGCCCTCCTCATCTGTCTGGCTGGAGGTCCCATTCTGGATCGCTACGGCCGTCGTTGCTCTTTGCTCCTGAGTGCCGGCCTGGTAATCGGAGGGACCATAGTGCTCATCGCCATCACCTCACTTGTTGCGCTCACACTGGGCCGTGTAATAGTTGGTATGGGAACAGCGCTGTCAGGGACGGGAGCGTGTCTGTACATTGCGGAGATCTCACCGAGGGAGAGGAGGGGCCTGCTGGTGACCCTGTACGAACTGATGTTGGTTGTAGGTGTAATGCTGGGATTCAGCTGTAGTTACGCCTTTGCTGCTCTGCCCCATGGCTGGACGTACACGTTTGGACTAGTAATCCCCCCTGCACTGCTGCAGATCGGTGTGCTCATATTCCTTCCGCCCAGCCCACGTTTCTTGGTGACACAGGGTAAAGTGGAGCAGGCCAGGACAGTGCTAGCCAGAATGAGGGGTGGGATAACGGAGCATGTGGAAGTAGAACTCAGGGACATCCAGTCTGGACTTAAAGAGGAATCAGAGCATAGTTTCTTAGAGTTGTTCAGTACCAAGGCCAACCTGCGTTCACGGCTGCTAACAGGCGTGGCTTTAGTCTTCCTCCAGCAGGCCACAGGTCAGCCCAACATCCTGTCCTACGCTTCACCACTTCTCCGCAGCGTAGGCTTCAACAGTGATGCAGCAGCAACCTTGGCATCCACAGGGTTTGGAGTGGTCAAAGTAGTGGGCACCATCCCGGCAGTGTTGCTGGTCGACCGCGTGGGACCTAAGAGCTTTTTGTGCGTGGGTGCTGTCGCAATGGGAATGTCGCTAGCTGCACTCGGTACATTGACGCTGCAAAGCCACACTCACCTCACCAGCCTGTGTAAAAGCCACACAATACTCAACCACACGGAAATGCAATGGGATTCAAACAGAACCTATATAGACTTTGACAACAGTGACATGTTTTCTACTGGCCTCCCCAGCCAATGGAACAATGAGGAGGCACAGAGGACTAACCGAGAGGATGAAGGGACTGGGGGGTCAGGAGGAGGACGGATTCATGTAGAAGTGTCTTCCTCACTTAAGTGGGCGTCACTGATCAGCTTGCTGGTGTATGTGGCAGCTTTCTCCATTAGCCTCGGGCCAA TGGTGTATGTGGTTCTCAGTGAGATCTTTCCAATGGGAGTCAGAGGCAGGGCCGTATCTGTGGTGTCAGCTGTAAACTGGGCCACGAACCTGCTCATCTCAATGACCTTCCTCACAGTTACAG AAAAGATTGGCGTTCCCAATgtgatgttcctgtacactGCCATGAGCTTCGTTCTACTGGTGTTTGTCATCCTCTGTGTCCCTGACACCAAAGGACGCACGCTGGAGGAAATATCCAAAGAGCTGGCTAAGAA GAAGCATTTCGAGGTGAGGCTCTGTAAGCAGGTCAAGCCTCAGGAAAGCCTGATCAGCAGCACGTCCACAGAGATCCCGGCAAATATCTGA